A portion of the Sabethes cyaneus chromosome 3, idSabCyanKW18_F2, whole genome shotgun sequence genome contains these proteins:
- the LOC128743503 gene encoding GATA-binding factor 2-like produces the protein MKMAVNSMSIHAPSDTNNNSISVSCATSLGANMTSASVSTRVASPGSSGSAEFDFPFMEPRDSKDGTCKSETESPEHQVQPPAALTPQLQQQPQPLHEIEVREIIVPAEMTNSDGQSPSLPTAVIINQHKHRMITTTGEIAETHDVHPETSEYETVEYHQGVTTVTTATGHAYAYEQPMTSQNGNGTSSSPAPQFLKRETNMEKERLVGVDSHPHIPVQTQTIFVEYKNDVDEPARYGNPSLVRYEELKYHPRYVHYQQPHPSLPLPPHHLHQSHHPHVAVAQQHHSQQEVDSSIKSEHLEHQHHSQQHPQHQQPQQQQQQQQQQQHQPHHHQQQQQQHHIQAQIQHHHQSSHQQQPHQHAIQIYEQEASQPGEVQQSSEASSSEVKTHYTNLEPVHSLSSTQNYYITPESYQTAGNYPYISAKETVYYHPASPNTVLYKSSDPTLTSSSLISSKQIHYGSQSVYENSSTHNSGSPGAQQIYPYWNANIDYSTTFGGTVVMDQTPSGAAEYPNNGQAWQISSLADAYEPSILASAEHRECVNCGSSDTPLWRRDNVGHTLCNACALYNRQNPGTNRPPNRSQKSKQAPKTPIPGNRRTGVTCANCQTTTTTLWRRNNRGEPVCNACGLYHKLHNVDRPLTMKKEGIQTRKRKPKSTQAMQPLNGMNGEKLLPSMISSSLHPPVGVSGIPQKLLIQPHGHLSVSSQPMELHPSHVITSSSGAAQDQRYVDSVVSTANSMSPHLPSSNSLTRHVTTSVPALDSSRTSNGEITSVITSTAVAERASN, from the exons CTTCGGGTTCGGCAGAGTTTGATTTTCCTTTC ATGGAACCGCGGGACTCGAAAGACGGCACGTGCAAATCCGAAACGGAATCACCTGAACATCAAGTGCAACCACCGGCGGCTTTAACACCCCAACTGCAACAGCAACCGCAACCCTTGCATGAGATAGAAGTTCGAGAGATTATAGTACCTGCTGAAATGACTAACAGCGACGGGCAGTCGCCCTCCCTTCCGACGGCTGTAATAATCAACCAGCACAAACATAGGATGATAACAACTACTGGTGAGATTGCAGAAACCCACGATGTACATCCTGAAACTTCAGAATATGAAACCGTTGAGTACCATCAAGGGGTTACCACCGTCACAACGGCCACGGGCCATGCATACGCATACGAACAACCAATGACTAGTCAAAATGGTAATGGAACATCATCGTCTCCTGCGCCACAGTTCCTAAAACGTGAAACCAACATGGAAAAAGAGCGGCTTGTAGGTGTCGACAGTCATCCGCACATCCCTGTTCAGACGCAAACAATTTTCGTTGAGTATAAAAACGACGTTGATGAACCGGCTCGCTACGGAAATCCTTCCCTTGTACGATACGAGGAATTGAAATACCACCCACGATATGTGCACTACCAGCAACCGCATCCCAGCTTACCTCTGCCCCCACATCACTTACATCAATCACATCATCCGCATGTTGCGGTGGCACAGCAGCATCATTCACAGCAAGAGGTAGATTCTTCCATCAAATCGGAACATTTGGAACATCAGCATCATTCCCAACAACATCCCCAGCATCAACAgccacagcaacagcaacaacagcaacaacaacaacagcaccaaccacatcatcatcaacaacaacaacaacaacaccatattcaagcacaaattcaacatcatcatcaatcGTCGCATCAACAGCAGCCACATCAGCATGCGATTCAAATTTATGAGCAAGAGGCAAGCCAACCCGGTGAAGTTCAACAATCATCCGAAGCATCATCCAGCGAGGTCAAAACGCACTATACCAACTTGGAACCAGTGCACTCGCTCTCATCTACACAAAACTACTACATCACGCCTGAAAGTTATCAGACTGCAGGAAACTATCCTTACATCTCAGCCAAAGAAACTGTATATTATCACCCAGCTAGTCCGAACACGGTACTGTACAAAAGTAGCGACCCAACACTGACTTCTTCCTCGCTCATATCCTCCAAGCAGATTCACTACGGATCGCAAAGTGTCTACGAGAATAGCTCAACGCACAACAGCGGTTCTCCGGGCGCACAGCAAATTTATCCGTACTGGAACGCAAACATCGACTATAGCACG ACATTTGGTGGTACTGTAGTCATGGACCAAACGCCATCCGGAGCTGCGGAGTACCCAAACAACGGGCAAGCGTGGCAAATAAGTAGCCTTGCCGATGCTTACGAACCGTCAATTCTGGCTTCGGCGGAGCACCGAGAGTGTGTCAATTGCGGCAGCTCAGACACGCCTCTATGGCGAAGGGACAACGTCGGGCATACGCTGTGTAATGCATGTGCGTTGTACAACCGTCAGAACCCGGGTACCAATCGACCTCCGAACCGCAGTCAGAAGTCCAAGCAAGCACCG AAAACGCCCATACCCGGCAATCGCCGAACGGGAGTGACCTGTGCCAACTGTCAAACTACGACGACAACGCTGTGGCGTAGAAATAACCGCGGTGAACCGGTGTGTAATGCGTGCGGTCTCTATCACAAGCTGCACAACGTTGACCGGCCGTTGACTATGAAGAAGGAAGGAATTCAAACGAGGAAACGGAAACCAAAGTCTACGCAAGCGATGCAACCGCTGAACGGGATGAATGGAG AAAAACTGCTTCCCTCGATGATCTCGTCGTCGCTGCATCCCCCTGTAGGTGTGAGTGGTATCCCTCAGAAACTGCTGATTCAGCCGCACGGTCATCTGTCCGTATCGTCTCAGCCGATGGAGCTTCACCCGAGTCACGTTATCACGTCCTCGTCCGGAGCCGCGCAGGACCAAAGGTACGTCGATAGTGTGGTATCCACAGCGAACAGTATGTCGCCACATTTGCCGAGCAGTAACAGTTTGACGCGGCATGTCACAACCAG TGTCCCAGCATTGGATTCCAGTCGGACGTCGAATGGGGAAATAACGAGCGTAATCACTAGCACGGCAGTAGCGGAACGGGCTAGCAATTAG